The following proteins are encoded in a genomic region of Paenibacillus sp. FSL R7-0273:
- a CDS encoding glycosyltransferase family 2 protein — protein sequence MPYDAEARADAVSPERLAGRYSYLEREGLLPLPAKDGVTIVVELAHKEWAEECLNRLMQHSGPAVRLTGVVMEEDFPLQPLLELFSAEQELSFLPYERGNYRINEALAEARTSFVVLVEDRVMVTEGWLGELLWPSVDDPATFAAAPCSAAEEREGRAVLRFGDDLELSAYVNHQLSRRRGEWLEAEVLSGPCLVISREILQRTGGLDSSLLERRYILADWCLRARQQGAKLALCAASYVHVLQQLTGTAGLPESEAQAAYAKARRAYCAKWQLPDEDLRGTGLPVPGDLSALERQPAIPLGKAATALPLVTAVVYFEEKWPAEASMQRQLLLMGQQSYSNIRWVSVRDSWNDTSPDSPVHERDTVITVQGEKAWLHALESFSAMYQSEVTVYLSASASYDSEYVTRIVMALQHSSAALIVSAAPGLAESELPDNPERGAAVVLPLERTAHRGGIMPGRLVKRESSRRSLLLCPGPELAVGYIAGAAASGAAGCNNGEGGTGL from the coding sequence ATGCCTTATGATGCTGAAGCTAGAGCTGATGCCGTCAGCCCGGAGCGGCTGGCCGGGAGATACAGTTACCTTGAGCGGGAGGGGCTGCTGCCGCTGCCGGCCAAAGACGGTGTTACGATTGTTGTAGAGCTTGCGCACAAGGAGTGGGCAGAGGAATGTCTGAACCGTCTGATGCAGCATTCTGGACCTGCTGTCCGGCTGACGGGTGTGGTGATGGAGGAGGATTTTCCGCTGCAGCCGCTGCTGGAGCTGTTCTCAGCAGAGCAGGAGCTGTCCTTTCTGCCTTATGAGCGCGGCAATTACCGGATTAATGAGGCCTTGGCAGAAGCCCGGACCTCTTTCGTTGTGCTGGTGGAGGACCGGGTGATGGTTACTGAGGGCTGGCTGGGTGAGCTGCTGTGGCCGTCCGTCGATGATCCGGCAACCTTTGCTGCAGCTCCGTGCTCTGCAGCGGAGGAACGGGAAGGCAGGGCGGTGCTGCGTTTTGGCGATGACCTTGAGCTGTCCGCTTACGTTAATCACCAGCTGAGCCGCCGCCGGGGAGAATGGCTGGAGGCGGAGGTGCTGAGCGGACCCTGCCTGGTTATTAGCCGTGAAATTCTGCAGCGGACCGGCGGGCTGGATTCCTCGCTTCTTGAGCGGCGCTATATCCTTGCCGACTGGTGCCTGCGTGCGCGCCAGCAAGGTGCAAAGCTTGCGCTCTGTGCCGCGTCATATGTGCATGTCCTTCAGCAGCTGACTGGTACTGCCGGACTTCCGGAGAGTGAAGCACAGGCTGCATACGCTAAAGCCAGGCGGGCATATTGCGCCAAATGGCAATTACCGGATGAGGATCTGCGCGGGACCGGACTGCCGGTTCCCGGAGATCTGTCCGCATTGGAGCGGCAGCCGGCAATACCGCTGGGCAAAGCAGCCACAGCACTGCCGCTTGTGACGGCAGTGGTGTATTTCGAAGAGAAATGGCCGGCTGAGGCATCGATGCAGCGCCAGCTTTTGCTGATGGGACAGCAGAGCTACAGCAATATCCGCTGGGTCAGCGTGCGGGACAGCTGGAATGATACCTCCCCGGATAGTCCTGTGCATGAACGGGACACGGTGATTACAGTGCAGGGGGAGAAGGCGTGGCTGCATGCCCTGGAGAGCTTCTCGGCAATGTACCAGAGCGAAGTCACCGTCTACCTTTCCGCATCCGCCAGCTATGACAGTGAATATGTGACCCGGATCGTGATGGCTCTGCAGCACAGCTCTGCGGCTTTGATTGTCAGCGCGGCGCCGGGACTTGCAGAATCTGAGCTGCCGGACAATCCGGAGCGGGGCGCAGCGGTGGTGCTGCCGCTTGAGCGTACAGCACACCGTGGAGGCATTATGCCGGGCCGGCTCGTAAAACGGGAGTCCTCCCGCCGCAGTCTGCTGCTCTGTCCGGGTCCTGAGCTGGCGGTAGGTTATATAGCCGGGGCAGCTGCTTCCGGAGCGGCCGGCTGCAATAACGGGGAAGGGGGGACAGGGCTGTGA
- a CDS encoding glycine betaine ABC transporter substrate-binding protein, whose amino-acid sequence MKKKSIGLLLTVLLVVAALAGCSSGAGGNKTVKLAYVAWDSEIASTYVVKEVLESKLGMSVEMLQVDAGPMWAGVADGSADAMVAAWLPSTHASYVEQYGSKLEDLGPNLDGTKTGLAVPTYMDINSIEDLKNAELAGTLQNRIVGIEPGAGIMMATEKAIEAYGLTDYTLLESSSAAMVQELEKSYQNNQPIVVTGWTPHWMFANMDLKYLEDPQAVYGGAEQIHTMVRTGLNDDMPEVYSFLDQFNWTPEEMEQVMVDIAGGQSPEDAAKKWVGEHEDQVNAWVAGVQE is encoded by the coding sequence ATGAAGAAGAAAAGCATAGGATTACTGTTGACTGTTCTGCTGGTGGTGGCTGCCTTAGCCGGATGTTCGTCCGGAGCAGGCGGAAACAAGACGGTGAAGCTGGCTTATGTCGCTTGGGATTCAGAGATTGCAAGCACCTATGTCGTAAAAGAAGTACTGGAATCTAAGCTCGGCATGTCTGTAGAGATGCTGCAGGTCGATGCCGGCCCAATGTGGGCAGGCGTAGCTGACGGCAGTGCCGATGCGATGGTTGCCGCCTGGCTGCCAAGCACGCATGCATCCTACGTAGAGCAATACGGCAGCAAGCTTGAAGATTTAGGCCCGAATCTGGACGGCACGAAAACAGGTCTTGCTGTTCCAACCTACATGGACATTAACTCTATCGAGGATCTGAAGAATGCGGAGCTGGCGGGAACGCTGCAGAACCGGATTGTCGGCATTGAGCCGGGAGCAGGCATTATGATGGCTACCGAGAAGGCAATTGAAGCATACGGCCTGACTGATTACACACTGCTCGAAAGCTCGTCCGCAGCTATGGTTCAGGAGCTGGAAAAGTCTTATCAGAACAATCAGCCTATTGTTGTGACCGGATGGACCCCTCACTGGATGTTTGCCAACATGGACCTGAAATATCTGGAAGATCCGCAGGCTGTATACGGCGGGGCTGAACAGATTCATACTATGGTGCGTACAGGCCTGAACGATGATATGCCTGAGGTATACAGCTTCCTGGACCAGTTCAACTGGACTCCTGAGGAAATGGAGCAGGTAATGGTTGATATTGCCGGCGGCCAGTCTCCGGAGGATGCAGCTAAAAAATGGGTCGGCGAGCATGAGGATCAGGTTAATGCCTGGGTAGCGGGAGTACAGGAATAA
- a CDS encoding TVP38/TMEM64 family protein, whose protein sequence is MTEMINGWIDWLLQSMGLSGPYILLATVPLTLLQSLFGFFPLAILIVLHVSEFDIIGGMLVSWMACNLGSVLIYFLFRRYLYGWFDRKWRSKLKRYDKWQRYLDRYGIWTLVLLRTVPIMPSNIINFMAAVSPIKVSAYIWGTVLGNLSYIWLFGTIGSSLIVPREEWRGFLGWYAVFIAALLAVFVRRHWGHLQEDKRSRMQ, encoded by the coding sequence ATGACAGAAATGATTAACGGCTGGATTGACTGGCTGCTGCAGAGTATGGGCCTAAGCGGGCCTTATATCTTGCTGGCAACGGTCCCGCTTACGCTGCTGCAGAGCCTGTTCGGATTTTTTCCGCTTGCTATACTGATTGTGCTCCATGTATCCGAATTTGATATCATTGGCGGCATGCTGGTTAGCTGGATGGCCTGCAATCTGGGCTCGGTCCTCATCTATTTCCTGTTCCGCAGATACTTGTACGGCTGGTTTGACCGCAAATGGAGATCCAAGCTCAAGCGTTATGACAAGTGGCAGCGTTACCTGGACCGGTATGGAATCTGGACGCTGGTGCTGCTGCGAACGGTCCCTATTATGCCCAGTAATATTATTAATTTTATGGCTGCTGTTTCCCCGATTAAGGTTTCTGCCTATATCTGGGGTACGGTACTCGGCAATCTGTCCTATATCTGGCTGTTTGGTACGATCGGCTCCTCACTGATTGTTCCGCGCGAGGAATGGAGAGGCTTTCTGGGCTGGTATGCGGTATTTATCGCTGCTCTGCTGGCGGTCTTTGTGCGCCGTCACTGGGGGCATCTCCAGGAGGATAAGCGGAGCAGAATGCAGTAG
- a CDS encoding quaternary amine ABC transporter ATP-binding protein, producing the protein MAIIEVKQLTKVFGNDAGRALPLLEQGWSKEKIAREAKLTVGVNKAEFSISEGEIFVIMGLSGSGKSTLVRLLNRLIEPTGGQVLFKGKDVVQMSSEELRTFRRKNIGMVFQKFGLFPHRSVLANAEYGLEVQGVDKKERTRRAMEALELVGLKGWENHRPDQLSGGMQQRVGLARGLANDPDILLMDEAFSALDPLIRKDMQQELLELQARVKKTIVFITHDLDEALRIGDRIALMKDGVIVQIGTPEEILIQPANKYVERFVEDVDLSKVLTAAHVMRQPEMIRPERGPRVALQLMRDSGVSSLYVANNEMKLQGVVTADDAARALKENISILEVMQREIPRVRPETLLNDLFELMSATHLPVAVVDENDRLKGIVIKGAVLSALAGNAVPEGGTLS; encoded by the coding sequence ATGGCAATTATAGAGGTGAAACAACTAACCAAGGTATTCGGTAACGATGCAGGACGCGCCCTTCCATTACTGGAGCAGGGATGGTCCAAAGAGAAGATTGCCCGTGAGGCCAAGCTGACTGTAGGAGTCAATAAGGCTGAATTCAGCATCAGTGAAGGCGAGATTTTTGTCATTATGGGCTTGTCGGGGAGCGGGAAATCGACGCTGGTCCGGCTATTGAACCGTTTGATTGAGCCTACCGGAGGCCAGGTACTATTTAAAGGCAAGGATGTAGTCCAGATGAGCTCAGAGGAGCTGCGGACGTTCCGGCGTAAAAATATCGGGATGGTATTCCAGAAATTTGGCCTGTTTCCGCACCGTTCAGTGCTGGCCAATGCCGAATACGGACTTGAGGTACAGGGTGTAGATAAAAAAGAGCGCACCCGGCGTGCCATGGAGGCACTAGAGCTTGTTGGACTGAAGGGCTGGGAAAATCACCGCCCCGATCAGCTCAGCGGCGGTATGCAGCAGCGTGTGGGCCTGGCCAGAGGCCTCGCCAATGATCCCGATATACTGCTGATGGATGAGGCGTTCAGTGCGCTTGACCCGCTGATCCGCAAGGATATGCAGCAGGAGCTGCTGGAGCTTCAGGCCAGAGTGAAGAAGACAATTGTGTTCATCACCCATGATCTGGACGAGGCGCTGCGTATCGGTGACCGGATAGCCCTGATGAAGGACGGTGTAATCGTACAGATTGGTACACCGGAGGAAATCCTGATTCAGCCGGCCAACAAGTATGTGGAGCGCTTCGTCGAGGACGTGGATTTGTCCAAGGTACTGACTGCGGCGCATGTAATGCGCCAGCCGGAAATGATCCGGCCGGAGCGCGGGCCGCGCGTAGCCCTGCAGCTGATGCGGGACAGCGGCGTGTCTAGCCTGTATGTAGCGAATAATGAAATGAAGCTGCAGGGGGTAGTGACGGCTGACGATGCGGCCAGAGCGCTGAAGGAAAATATAAGCATTCTGGAGGTTATGCAGCGGGAAATTCCCCGTGTACGTCCGGAAACACTGCTGAATGATCTGTTTGAGCTGATGTCAGCGACGCATCTGCCGGTGGCAGTGGTCGATGAGAATGACCGGCTCAAAGGGATTGTCATTAAAGGGGCCGTACTGTCTGCACTTGCCGGCAATGCGGTTCCGGAAGGAGGTACACTTTCATGA
- a CDS encoding glycosyltransferase, which yields MMRSRPLRKASGNRLTAMMQVRNEAGRYLERVLEELSDFVDEIVIVDDGSTDGTARLCQSFAKVTKLVTLESPLFSREWELRQTLWELAVSTGPDWLLSVDADEFYEEAAKREMRRLIDQDVYDWVAFRLYDFWGGTTHYREDEHWNLHTKHTRTLVRYLPDYHYFTPQMDHHVPRLPLSYAVLPGFLAELRVKHYGWALPPEELKHKYERYMDFDPEGRWGSLEQYRSILDEHPRLVEWQEKLF from the coding sequence ATGATGAGGTCTAGACCGCTGCGCAAAGCCTCCGGGAACCGGCTGACCGCAATGATGCAGGTCCGCAATGAGGCCGGGCGTTATCTGGAGCGGGTGCTGGAGGAGCTTAGTGATTTTGTGGATGAAATCGTCATTGTGGATGACGGCAGCACGGACGGAACGGCGCGGTTGTGCCAGTCTTTTGCCAAGGTTACGAAGCTGGTGACCCTCGAAAGTCCGCTGTTTAGCCGGGAATGGGAGCTGCGGCAGACGCTGTGGGAGCTCGCGGTGTCCACCGGACCCGACTGGCTGCTGTCTGTGGATGCTGATGAGTTCTATGAAGAAGCGGCGAAGCGGGAGATGCGCAGGCTGATCGATCAGGATGTCTACGACTGGGTAGCCTTCCGGCTGTATGATTTCTGGGGCGGCACCACCCATTACCGTGAAGATGAGCACTGGAACCTCCACACCAAGCACACCCGTACGCTGGTACGGTATCTGCCGGATTATCATTATTTTACGCCGCAGATGGATCATCATGTGCCCCGGCTTCCGTTGTCCTATGCGGTGCTGCCCGGGTTTTTGGCTGAGCTGCGGGTGAAGCATTACGGCTGGGCGCTGCCGCCGGAGGAGCTGAAGCATAAATATGAGCGGTACATGGACTTTGATCCCGAAGGCCGGTGGGGCAGCCTGGAGCAGTACCGTTCCATTCTGGATGAGCATCCGCGGCTGGTGGAGTGGCAGGAGAAGCTGTTTTGA
- the yunB gene encoding sporulation protein YunB — MGRIRKWGGRRAALPGLRRLGRLRLPGIGGGGLPRPAGQSAAFKAKPTRAGMAQPAGRSAGFKAKPARTGLGWPSGQKTRSRQGSVYEGSAPSGSWIPVSARSTGGLSAAQGNAGGTRGRGGLFGRNSGNGGSSPARPRRRGRFWLILSLVLAIGVLQGLRYVEQHLRPPIIHLAQIRVKQIATESINKAITSQVADGGDAEALIDWKTDKNGKISGFMLNYREHMRITSQAAEVIQSTLQELHNRTEHIPLGQALNSPLIASFGPDVPIKIEPQGAVKVELNTRQKNAGINMILVEVYIHIVTEVAVVVPFDMEPQVVDTEIPVSYLMVVGDVPMYYYDNQGNPVGDNGSSAPGIAIPAPSQSTDKNGAADSGAGAAGNVSGTGNGTDAGNSGKDAPSGSGNAGTPSSGADNAGDGSSAVNSGGNTGGGAGE, encoded by the coding sequence ATGGGCAGAATTCGGAAATGGGGAGGCCGGCGGGCAGCGCTGCCGGGTCTGCGCCGCTTGGGCCGTCTGCGGCTGCCGGGGATCGGCGGGGGCGGCCTGCCGCGGCCTGCCGGGCAGAGTGCGGCCTTTAAGGCAAAGCCCACACGGGCAGGCATGGCACAGCCGGCGGGACGCAGTGCGGGCTTCAAGGCTAAGCCGGCACGGACGGGGCTGGGGTGGCCGTCGGGGCAGAAAACGCGCAGCAGGCAGGGAAGCGTGTACGAGGGGAGTGCTCCATCCGGCTCGTGGATACCAGTCAGTGCCCGGAGCACAGGAGGGTTGTCCGCAGCGCAGGGAAATGCCGGCGGCACCAGGGGCAGAGGAGGGCTGTTTGGCCGGAACAGCGGCAACGGAGGCAGCAGCCCGGCCCGTCCGCGCAGGCGGGGCCGCTTCTGGCTCATTCTGAGCCTGGTTCTGGCCATCGGTGTGCTGCAGGGCCTGCGCTATGTGGAGCAGCATCTGCGTCCGCCGATCATTCATCTGGCCCAGATCCGTGTTAAGCAGATTGCTACCGAATCCATTAACAAGGCCATTACCTCCCAGGTCGCAGACGGCGGAGATGCCGAGGCGCTGATCGACTGGAAAACCGATAAAAACGGCAAAATCTCAGGCTTTATGCTCAATTACAGGGAGCATATGCGGATTACCTCGCAGGCGGCGGAGGTGATCCAGAGCACCCTGCAGGAGCTGCACAACCGGACGGAGCATATACCGCTCGGCCAGGCGCTGAACAGCCCGCTGATTGCTTCCTTCGGGCCTGATGTCCCGATCAAGATTGAGCCCCAGGGGGCAGTCAAGGTGGAGCTGAACACCCGTCAGAAAAATGCGGGGATCAATATGATTCTGGTCGAGGTATACATTCATATTGTTACCGAGGTTGCGGTTGTTGTGCCGTTCGATATGGAGCCGCAGGTGGTAGATACTGAGATTCCGGTATCCTATCTGATGGTGGTCGGCGATGTGCCGATGTATTATTACGACAATCAGGGTAACCCCGTCGGGGACAACGGCAGCAGCGCGCCGGGTATTGCGATTCCGGCTCCCAGCCAGAGCACGGACAAGAACGGAGCAGCAGACAGCGGCGCAGGAGCAGCCGGAAACGTCTCCGGCACGGGGAACGGCACTGATGCCGGAAACAGCGGGAAGGATGCGCCGTCAGGCAGCGGCAACGCCGGCACTCCTTCCTCCGGCGCTGACAATGCCGGAGACGGGAGCAGTGCAGTGAACAGCGGAGGCAATACCGGCGGGGGCGCCGGGGAGTAG
- a CDS encoding GbsR/MarR family transcriptional regulator, which translates to MNDLEGLEPEQIKRISKARERVIDSIGKNMDLYGITLSIGHLYGYMYFNEGPVTLDDLSRTMGMSKTSMSTGVRTLLDLKMIDKVWGKGTRKDLFEVVPDWHQNFSDYFSIKWRKAVEGNMIALSKSLAEIKDMQAEYADNPEILQLLTNDDEKIMEAIKYYRWLLKLIESLETGKIFELIPKET; encoded by the coding sequence ATGAACGATTTAGAAGGGCTTGAGCCCGAGCAGATAAAGAGAATCAGCAAGGCCCGCGAGCGGGTAATTGATTCCATCGGCAAAAACATGGATTTATACGGAATTACGCTGTCTATCGGACATTTATATGGTTACATGTACTTTAATGAAGGCCCTGTAACCCTAGATGATTTGAGCCGCACCATGGGAATGAGCAAGACATCCATGAGTACCGGTGTGCGCACCCTGCTGGATTTGAAGATGATTGATAAGGTCTGGGGAAAAGGCACACGCAAGGACCTGTTTGAGGTCGTCCCCGACTGGCATCAGAACTTTAGCGACTACTTCTCGATCAAATGGAGAAAAGCGGTCGAAGGCAACATGATCGCCCTGTCGAAATCGCTGGCTGAAATTAAGGACATGCAGGCTGAATATGCAGATAACCCGGAAATACTGCAGCTTTTGACCAATGATGATGAAAAGATCATGGAAGCGATCAAGTATTACCGCTGGCTGCTGAAGCTGATTGAGTCGCTGGAAACCGGCAAGATTTTTGAGCTGATTCCTAAGGAAACCTAA
- a CDS encoding ABC transporter permease: MNIPKLPIGKGVEWIEDWLMTYFGPLFDLIHAIIGGMVTGIEAALTFLPAIVLTIIIAALAYWIGKWRMALFAVIGLLLIDNLGLWDPSMQSLALVLTASLLAVLIGVPVGVLCAQSKTVQNIVTPVLDFMQTMPAFVYLLPAVSFFSLGVVPGVIASIIFAIPPTIRLTNLGIRQVSEELVEAADAFGSTPGQKLFKLQLPIAMPTIMAGINQTIMLSLSMVVISSMIGAQGVGAYVYRAVSQAKTGAGFEAGIAIVIIAILLDRLTQKLFKAKQQN, translated from the coding sequence ATGAACATTCCCAAGCTTCCTATAGGTAAGGGCGTAGAATGGATCGAGGACTGGCTGATGACTTACTTCGGTCCGCTGTTCGACCTGATCCACGCTATTATCGGCGGAATGGTCACCGGGATCGAAGCGGCGTTGACCTTTCTCCCGGCCATCGTGCTGACTATTATTATAGCCGCGCTTGCTTACTGGATCGGCAAATGGCGGATGGCGCTGTTTGCAGTGATCGGGCTGCTGCTGATCGACAACCTGGGCTTGTGGGACCCGTCGATGCAATCGCTGGCGCTGGTGCTGACTGCCTCGCTGCTGGCCGTGCTGATCGGCGTGCCGGTCGGTGTGCTATGCGCCCAGAGCAAGACTGTACAGAACATTGTTACTCCGGTGCTTGATTTCATGCAGACGATGCCGGCGTTTGTCTATCTGCTGCCGGCGGTATCCTTTTTCTCACTGGGCGTAGTGCCAGGGGTTATCGCCTCTATTATATTTGCGATTCCGCCGACGATCCGGCTGACCAATCTGGGTATCCGCCAGGTATCGGAGGAGCTGGTTGAGGCTGCAGATGCCTTCGGCTCCACACCGGGACAGAAGCTGTTCAAGCTGCAGCTGCCGATTGCGATGCCAACCATCATGGCCGGGATTAACCAGACCATTATGCTGTCGCTGTCCATGGTCGTTATCTCGTCGATGATCGGTGCCCAGGGTGTCGGTGCGTATGTCTACCGGGCCGTATCGCAGGCCAAGACGGGTGCAGGCTTCGAAGCGGGGATCGCGATTGTTATTATCGCCATTCTGCTCGACCGTCTTACACAGAAGCTGTTCAAAGCCAAACAACAAAACTAA